agcacctgcaattgcacttgactattgtacctcgagagaggacaatttggttaagggatatattgtgaatagctcacgagagtgagtattccaattgtgaatagcccacgagagtgggtattccatttattgcttagtcccgattttatattgtgaatagctcacgagagtgagtattccaattaccgtattttgggtttgagttacgagagtaacctttcccttttagattgcaatcatccacacttgtttaacccaaataattatttcactttagattggcactgggtgattaaacactttaactcccaaaaatcccgcttttacctctttgaatacaaaaacacgtttgccttgttttaattatcttgttagtatattcatagataatcatcctttgttaacgtaggaatagcttcttgcaaatataattagtaactagtgcttgataccccacttccctgtggttcgataaccccagaatactccgggtatttgtatttggttttatgctacgaccATGCACCTTCTATGattcttaatacaatttacctcttttatttaatttgtgaactattatacatgaatgtAATTTATCTCGTGCATACTCTTAAATAGTGGCTATGAGTTTCTATCATCATAAAAACAATACAATGAGACAAAGTACATCTCCAATAAATGCATGCTGCAATATTTAATATGttgctttctctctctcttttaataACCGTGAGAagacaagtaaaataaaattttaacatcAGTTGGTTacaagaataaaataataataacaatataataataataataagagttaatatcCGTTTTGATCGCTAACTATGAAGTATAAGTTAATTTAGTCtgtgattttaaaaattatctaatTTGATTCTCTGACCTTTAAAATCGATCACACTTAGTTTGGTTCTATGTTAGAAAATTCGTCTAAACCCAGTTAAGTTTGAATGACAAAATTGACAATCCACTGTATTTGACGCATTTGAACTGTATTTATGTTCTTATGTGCCATTAAAAAATCTTTGTTTAGGTTTAATGGCTTTCTAGGACGAGGTCAGAGAAGGAGGATAAGAGATATGTCTTCTAGGAAGatcactaaattaattaaaattctaatgACTTACATATTACAACcttatatatctaattgaaacttcaGAGCTCTCTGTTTCATCTCTTGCTTCCCTGAAACTTCAGAAATCTATACAAATTTTAACATGCATCTTCCCTTATAGAGCAACGATTTGTTCCATTTCAAGCAGATTGAGAATAATTACAAACCAAACACTACAATTGCACAAAAATGGCAATAGCAAACATTGTATAACAAAACAATGAAAACAACAAACATATAATATGAGAAAGAGtcattatcattttttgtgCTACTGTTATTGTgtcattgccaattttagtccacttcattaatttttgtcacatttgaACTAGTCTTATTTAGCCATTGCCACTTTTGGTCCATCGTTAGAAAATCCGTCCAAAGACCATCAAACACAGGGGTATGATTAGAATAACGGGTTTGAATTTTCTCAACTGAACAAAGAGAGAGGGAGATGATttacatgattcaatttggtatcagagccacccaaaggtcatgggttcgaaacTCTGCGCTACCCGTAAAATAGtctatggtccacgtgttgctttggagcccatcaaagtcaatcggcccgcacacgtgagggggcatgtgaacataaatataatataaacataaatgtgcagtccaactatcagcttaggcttttagttggatggagcacatgattcaatttgcgGAGATGATCTGCCAATTGCGTCAGAGTGACCGTAGCAGAGGAAACCGTCAACGCACTCGCCATGGACCTGTACTCCGGTCGTAATCCACGCAGAGCATACATAATCTGCTCATCGGAAGACAACGGGCGGCCAGCCAACGACAGAGCCTCGACAATCACCTGAGCTTTGCCCAGATACTCTGCCGGCGAGCTATTGCCCTGTCTTAGGGTCTGGAATTCGCCAAGAAGACTTAAGCAGCGGCTGCGCGAAGAGGAAGCCAATGTGGACATAATCGAATCCCAGACCGCCTTCGACGTATCCTTGCCGATCGCAAGGTACATGACCTCGTTGGTGAGTGACGAGATCAAGAGCGACAAGATCGATTGATCTTGTTGAACCCACGCATGGTACGCTGGGTTGGTCGGCGGTGGAGGCGCTGCTGTTGCAGAGTCACCGGCGGGGACGATGGATGCCGGAGGACATAGATTTGATCCGTCGAGGAAGCCAAGAAGCCCCTGCCCGCGTAGGAAGGGCACGAGTTGAGTGCGCCAATGCAGGTAGTTCCTCGTCGTCAGCTTGACTGAGACGAAATGGTGAGCCGCCGTGAGGGCAGTTGGTGTCACCGGCGGAGGAACTGCAGGGGAGACGGCAAGTGTATTTGTTTCGGTGGGTTCGGCGGCCATTTCCAAAAAAAGGgtttttaattttgtgtattgtgtATTTCGGGAAGGAAAACAGAAAGATGAcagcaaaattaaaaaaaaaaaaaaaaaaaaaaaaaaaNNNNNNNNNNNNNNNNNNNNNNNNNNNNNNNNNNNNNNNNNNNNNNNNNNNNNNNNNNNNNNNNNNNNNNNNNNNNNNNNNNNNNNNNNNNNNNNNNNNNNNNNNNNNNNNNNNNNNNNNNNNNNNNNNNNNNNNNNNNNNNNNNNNNNNNNNNNNNNNNNNNNNNNNNNNNNNNNNNNNNNNNNNNNNNNNNNNNNNNNNNNNNNNNNNNNNNNNNNNNNNNNNNNNNNNNNNNNNNNNNNNNNNNNNNNNNNNNNNNNNNNNNNNNNNNNNNNNNNNNNNNNNNNNNNNNNNNNNNNNNNNNNNNNNNNNNNNNNNNNNNNNNNNNNNNNNNNNNNNNNNNNNNNNNNNNNNNNNNNNNNNNNNNNNNNNNNNNNNNNNNNNNNNNNNNNNNNNNNNNNNNNNNNNNNNNNNNNNNNNNNNNNNNNNNNNNNNNNNNNNNNNNNNNNNNNNNNNNNNNNNNNNNNNNNNNNNNNNNNNNNNNNNNNNNNNNNNNNNNNNNNNNNNNNNNNNNNNNNNNNNNNNNNNNNNNNNNNNNNNNNNNNNNNNNNNNNNNNNNNNNNNNNNNNNNNNNNNNNNNNNNNNNNNNNNNNNNNNNNNNNNNNNNNNNNNNNNNNNNNNNNNNNNNNNNNNNNaaaaataaaaaaaaaaaaaaaaaaaaaaaaaaaaggagaaacgAATTTCCACCTTTCGCTTCTGATACCAGATTAGAATAACGGGTTTGAATTTTCTCAACTGAacaaagagagagggagagtccTCTTAACATAGCTAACCTGAGAACTCTCCTAACATACATGTTATTGTTAAAAGACTAAGTAATAACAAAAACTATATAGTATAAaaacaattacaaataatatGGTTCACAGGTATATTTGTCTTTTCATTGCGCGATCGTCATCGCCTATACCATTTGCAGAGGGCAAGAGAATATAAAATAGTGTCTTAACGCCAAACACAATAGCAGAAAACAAGAGGTTAAAATAACCCAACAGGCAACCAGAATTTCCCAATATCAACAATATGCAAGACAAGAGGAAAGGTATAAATCTATTACATACTAAGTAGTTTCTTTACCAGAAAAATTGTTTTCCCAATCTTTAAATTTCAGCAGCATTCAACATATATTTTGCAACCATACAGCAAATATGATTATCACTCCACATTAAGCCAACATAACTAATAATCAATTAGATTAACAAGCTGATTACTAACCAAAAAAGCAAAATGTTAAATTCCAAACTCTGAAGCAtccaggtaaaaaaaaaaaaaagaaatgtttACTGAAAACTATTGAAGTGTACTAGTTCTAGAAACAGTAAGGGGCCATATGATTATATATACCTGCTGAAGCAGAGCGATCCTCTGGTTGGTTGCAGCCATCACCACAGCCAAGAGCTTATACGCATGCCTAGATCTCTGCAAAGCGTCCATAAAACCCTCCCGGACGAAATGATGGattaaaattggcaatgtcacaataacagtaggaccaaaaatggtaacGACTCTATGAGAAACTATGATGCTTCAAAGTTACTGAATTGCTTCATTTGACCAGTCCTcaattattccatctccattttTAGTCCCAAGCGCTAACCTTTTAAGCCATCGAAGATTTCCATACTTGAATAAGAAATATCCTATGGAAATACCAACAGGTGCGCCAAAACAGTATCCAACTATAACACTTTGCCAGCCAAGTTCACTTCCAAAATGTTGTGAATCCTTCTCATTTGATGCTTTCCCTTCACCCTTGTCTTGGCATTTTAATGTGAGGGGTAGTCCACAAAGAGCCATGTTTCCCAAATAGGAATCATTGCCAAATGTGTCAAATTGTGGGCCATGCGGTATAGGACCAGAGAGATGATTATAAGAAAGATTCAGTACAGCTAGAAATGTTAATGATCTTGAAAGCTGCCTGGGAATGTTGCCCGCTAGTTGGTTACATGATAGATCTAATGCCTCAAGGATGGTCAAATTTCCCAATGATGATGGAATATTGCCTGTGAGCTCGTTGTGTGAAAGATTGAGAAACCGAATGAAGTGAAGCTTTCCTAAAGATCTCGGAATCACACCATGGAAGAAGTTGTTGGATAAATCAAGGAGTGTAAGGATATTATAATGCACCACTTGAATCTCAACCCCTTTCCACACTAAGCTGATTGAAGCTTCAAAAGTTGATAGCATCCCATCATCATTTGTATGCTGCATGGCTTCAAAGTTCTCCATATAATATCTTGGCAAAAGACCAGAGAACTCATTGTGTGAGATATCAAATATATGCAGTTTTTGGAATGGAAGTGTAGTCTTAGTAGTGCATATTTCACCATAAAATTGATTAGATCTCAGCACAAGAACCCGCAACTCAGGAAGTGTATCTAACCAATGAGGGAATGAATCATGTAACATGTTGTCTCCGAGATCTATAAATTTAAGTTTGTTGCAATTTATCAAACCTCGGGGCAATGGTCCTCTCAATTGATTGCCATTCAAATTGAAATATTCCAACATGTTTCTGTTTGTGCAAACTCCTGGAATGAATCCTTGAAATTGATTTCTAGCTAAATTAATAACCACAAGTTCCCTGCTGAAGTTCTCTAAACACTGAGGTAGTGGACCATGTAAATTGTTGTCTGATAGATCAAGAAATTTCAAGGAACTCAAACCACACACCCATGTATCCCTCCCATAAATCAAACTAGCAGAATTTGTTGTTTGATTTGTGTCATTTCGAAATGTTGGAGTTGGAATTATCATGCCTTGAAGCTGGTTTTTAGAAACAATTAGAGTcgtcaaaaatttcaattttccaagGCATTGAGGAATTGATCCATCCAAACTATTGTTCGATAAAATGAGCACTTCAAGAGATTGTTGAAGATTGCATAGTTCTTTGGGAATAGTTCCTTGTAAGATGTTGGAACTGAGAGAAAGATAGGTTAGTGAGGTTACATTTCCCAAACAAGGTGGAATCGAACCCCTCAAACTATTACTATCTAAGAAGAGATCTTCAAGGGAGTGAATATTGCATAGCGTTTGAGGAATATTCCCTTGCAAGATGTTGGAACCAAGAAAAATAGAACTTATTGATGTTATATTCCCTAAGCATGGTAGGATTAGACCTCTCAAACTATTACTAACTAGGTAGAGAACTTCAAGTGAGTGAAGATTGCACAGTGTTTTAGGGATACTTCCTTCCAGGATAttagaagaaagagaaagagatatCAGTGAGGTTATATTTCCCAAGCATTTTGGAATTGCACCATCCAAACTATTTTTAGATAAAACGAGATATCCAAGGGAGTGAAGATTGCATAGAGTTAGAGGAATAATTCCTTGCAACATGTTGTAGCTGAGATCCAAAACCCTTAGTGAACTTAAATTTCCAATTGTAAGAGGTATTGAACCAGAGAATTGGTTTTCATCTAGTTCAAGTTGTTTAAGCATGGATAGCTTGACTAAATTTGTTGGCAATGACCCTTGGAAAAGATTATAGCAACAATCAAAATATCGAAGCTTGCTCATATTGGAGAATATTTGGGAAGGGATAGTACCTGTGAGATTGTTTTCTCCAAGATTCAAGGACCTAAGCTTTGTTAACCTTTCAATCTCTGTTggtataaaattttgaaaatagttCAGACTGAGGTCCAAAGACCTTAGCTGCGAAAGGTTAGCAATAGCATATGGAACTGAACCAATGAAGGTGTTATTGTAGAGGCTAAAATGGGTGAGGTTTGGAAATGAAATAAAATCAAGGCTTTCAAGTGTACCTGAGAGGTTCAAACTTTCCAACTTTATCCCATAAACAGCTCCAACATCGTTGCAGGTGACACCCATCCAATTCCAACAAACGTTGTCAAGATTAGCAATGGACCATGAATGAAGAACATCATAAGTATTGGATAAGGTGTTCTTCCACTTGACAAGAGCTCTTCCCTCACTGCTTTCAGATATTGCTATCTCAAAAGAAAGTGAAAATAGAACAAGAATGTGAATAACAAAACGGAGCATTTTAGAAGTGGCCATATcactatgtttaatttctagttctaatgtatataactatatataaaagtggtttcaaaaaaaaaaaactatatataaaagagggACTGGCACTATTACTAGTCATTAATTAGGTAGAAATCTAGTCTTTTGAATATGTCAAGTTTAAGTAATTAATGGGCTAGAAAATAAGAACATAAACACTTTTATTCCACACTTTATCACTTGACTTGGTCGTCAATGGAAACCACTGGACATGGCCATCTCCAAATCTCCAATCAGTCTCCATTTTCAATTctttctataattttaattagcGCAAGAAGACCgctaaactaaaattttaacttatttaaaaTGTTACACCACTGgacaaaatagaataaaattttaaataatataatcaatattattGAGTTCTTTCTTTCTATTGCTatacttttcaaattttcattagtcAAAGAAGGccgctaaaaaaaaaattctaacttGTCTAATAAATTATGATTAaaaccactttttattttattttatttttaacaatggattgatatgtatatatcataatctaatctaaaaatataataattctcaATCCAAGTTATATCCTgatttattttcactttttcttttaatttttcatatacaAAAGGCTAGAAGAGTACGTTTTACTATACAATTTTGTGGATAAACCGTTACAACGTTTGTTATCTTTTCTCAATATTATTaacatgcacatgcatacacaatattttcttatatttttcaatagtaaaaaattgtatatagaCATGCTATTATAGTAAATAAGTATGATTTcactaaattttaattaaattttatcataattatatttagtaatatagcatatctaaaattttttactttaataatattcatcataccataattattactcaaattttcaactatattttatttaatatactatgaattctacaactataaattaaaaaattatatattgttattttaaaaatatattttaacatttagtattgatggttttattgagaccgggtccaccataaaccgggtaTAAGGGTACAGAATGGGGGTAGGAAGAAAGAAGCTTTATTACCCGGGGCGCTAGGCCCAAAAATAGTACGTACAAAGCTAGAGATACGGGCCCAAAACAGCGgcccaaagaatacataaataataaatactatagccCTAAGGAATAATACCGCAGCTACTAAGAATCGAACCCTGGTATATGAGTTGAAGGTTAGGAACCTATGTCACTAGACAAGGGGATTAAGTGATTCTCGGGATGATGTCTTAAAGGGAGGGAATAGTGCCTTATATAGTATAGAGGCTCTTCTGAATTGTTGACAAGTGTACAGCATTAGTTGTCCTTCCCTATATACCCTCCACGTGTCTGTGCATGCCCTGGTGTCTTTACCCATGTCTCCAGCTTCTCACATACCATTTCTATCACCCCTCTCTACCCCCTACTACCAACCCCCTCAGTGGGGGCACCGATAGTGCGCTGGGGTGCATGGTCCCTGCTAGCCACACCATGCCATGGAGAGTCTAGTGGGCCCACCTTGTTAGTCATGTGCCATTCAATAGGTTCCAATCACTACCCCTTCCTTACCTCCATGCCACAATCATGCACCAACCCAAACTACCACCCATGCCAGTAGGGGTGCCATTGTTACTTCAGTGGATGCTTGGACCCTGCTAGCCACGCCACTTCATGGGGAGTTCGATGGGCTACTCTTGCTAGCCATACACTAGCCGGCAGGTTCAATTACCAAGCCCCCCAGTGCCATGCCATACCGCACCACTCCACACACAATAATGCACCACAGCCCACCACCTCAAGAACAAGGGGTGCGGGTGGCATGCTCGGTGTCGTACAGGGGCACAAGGCACGCCTCAGCCGCTTGGGGCCAGCGCCCCAACCGACATGGCCACCTAGGCGGTCAGCGGCACCCCCTGCACCACACCCCTATCTTTTAATACTTTGCTCCTTGCCAACATCTCAGCAATACAAATGGACACCTCGCTTGGGGTCAAGACCTTCCCGATGAAATGGGCCCCCAGGGTACCTATATCCCCCATCAAGTATTAATACTAGTTACCACACGCACATTGAGCTAATAGTCCAATGCCCtatatgtattttaaaattagtgttGCAGAATTTAAAGTATCATTCGGTATCCTGgcatatatcaatgcaagattatcaattttttttttataaaagtgaatatttcaagaatgcataaCTATGACTTGTGACATAAATGTTGGATTAATTGGTGCAACACAAAATTCTATTAATTGGCATGAACCGTGCTTCCTATTATTGCTACTTCTGCCaaaattgaattcttgatttgatctagcCTCCTAGTGTACCTTCAAAAACAAAACCGAATCTTTCTCCCcaaaaagacaatgacaatagGCATAGTTTCTCATATGTGTtagaatatatatttcaaattaggtgTATCATTAATTTCACAAATTCTCAATGcgtgattctaattaattgaccaaacatgttaaattctatattgtattttttcaaacaaCCATCAAAGAGAACTATTATTGCATAATCAAATCATgaatacaaagtgagttgacccgctatatttttatttttactttttaaaaaaatcataattgaagacctaaaTACCCTAGTATTTTACTAAATGTAagtgattttgttgatggatgacCAAAACTGGTATACTACGTatggatattttgaaaaaaaaaaaaaaactaaaattggaCTATCACATATACATCTAGAACCAAAAAATAGTATTAACTCatattaaaatgttaatattatttttgtacattagTTGATAAATGCGTATTcttattttttgaaatgtaatattattatattaaattttattaatatcaaTCCTTTAATAAACTTCATTTATCATGCctaattgataaatatataattaatgcaTTTTTGGATAATATTTTGGTTTAATTGTAGGTTAAAATTTCactaattcatattattttgatttattatgtGAATCAAGAAATGTTGGGGTGACAATagaaaaaacaaaggaaaaaaaaagaagaagagaaatgtTGGTTAATTTATGAATAATTTAAAGGTGGCTTTGAAGgaatgaagacttgaagacttgGAACCAAAACCGAACATGTTGTACTAAAGGCTCATCTTTGTACCACATGGTCATACTAAACATCAGGCCAGGTCTTCTATAAGACAATATATGTGttatactttttcaatcttGGTAAACTAAAAGAATTAATAccctattttcaaaaaataaaaataaaaagaattaataccaTCACCACTTATTTGGAATGGTAATAGAAGTTCCTATCACACATTCCCATTATATAGTGTTGGCATATTATCTAACCTTTAGTTGATTAGGAGATGATAATTTGAGTTAGAAGTATAAATTCTACATCAATTAgtgattatcaaattatttaatgtcgagaaatataaatataattgagGTTGAATTAATACATCCAAGCTAAGttattatggcaaattattgtgtggatcatggtccacacagtgttgtataaaccataaaaaaagtacatttttaatactaaaagtatattatttgtatactgaatgtatattatatacaaaataatgtaccttttttttgtgtgtagcCCAGAGTTTCCACCGTCGGACACAGTGACTAATTTCCTCGTTGGATTGTAGCCACCTACCTCTATTGAGTGGGACAGCTGGCCTGGagaaaataatgtactttcagtattcaaataatgtactttcccttaataaaatgtacatttttaatatactaaaagtacattatttgtgtactaaatgtacattatttgatagtataatcTATCGTACACTTGTGTCGACCTGGTTGAAGTTACTATAGTTTAgcataacatcaaatattatactgaagggttataacttataagtaaaTCTCTTTCAAGTCAATATTAGTGTGGAGTATATAACTCTCaacttatatttttatatatatattcttaaaatCAAATCCAAAAGTATATTTCTAAACTTGTGAGCAGGCATCTTACTTGTGATTTGTTGCATTTCATTCAGATTCAGAAAATTACAAGCCATACAAAACAAGACAACAACCACACAACCAGTAAATTCCATCATGATTAGAACAAAAAAATCCAAATTACATATCCAAATTACATCAATAacgaaaataaaaacattacaaGCCAAACTCTACAATCACACAACAATACCACAACAAAGACAACAATAAGAACAGTAGAAAACAAACAACTAAAATCACAATTACAGTGCTTCAAGATTGATGAATCGCTTCAACTAACCGGTGCTTATTGATTATTACACTTCCACTTTCACTTCTCCAAGTAGTAACCTTATGAGCCATCGAGGTTTTCCATACTTAAACATGAAATATCCAACAACAATACCAAAGGGTGCCCCACAACAATAGCCCACAACAACACTTTGCCAACCAAATCCAATCCAAAAATCTTCTGAATCATTCACTTCCGGTGCTTTCCCTTTACCCTTGTCTTGGCATTGTAACATTAGTGGTAATCCACAAAGAGCTTTGTTTTCCAAATAGGAGTCATTGCTAAATGTGTCAAACTGCAAGCCACGGGGTATAGGTCCAGAAAGATTATTAGAAGAAACATTCAGTATGGCTAGAAATATCAATGATCTTGGAAGCTGTCTTGGAATCTCACTCACTAATCTGTTTGATGACAAATCAAGTGACTCAAGAACGGTTAGGTTTTCCAGTGATGATGGAATATTGCCAATAAGCTGGTTGTGGGATAGATTTAGATACTGAATGAGGTGTAGCATTCCTAAAGAATTGGGAATCTCATTGTGGAAGTAGTTATTGGATAAATCAAGGGCTATCCAGATATTATAATTCACCACTTGAAGCTCCACCCCTTTCCACACTAGACTTATTGAAGCTTCATAAGATGACAAAGTTTCATCATCATTTGCATGCTTCATGGCTTCAAAGTTCTCCATATAATATCTTGGCAAAGGACCACTGAACTCATTGTGTGAGATATCAAAAATATGCAGCTTTGGGAATGGAAGTGTTGTGTTAGAAGCACATATTTCACCATAAAATTGATTAGATCTCAACACAAGAACATGCAAATCAGGAAGAGTATCCAACCAATAAGGGAATGAATCATGTAACTTGTTGTTTCCAAGAT
This region of Ipomoea triloba cultivar NCNSP0323 chromosome 15, ASM357664v1 genomic DNA includes:
- the LOC116005913 gene encoding receptor-like protein 12, coding for MATSKMLRFVIHILVLFSLSFEIAISESSEGRALVKWKNTLSNTYDVLHSWSIANLDNVCWNWMGVTCNDVGAVYGIKLESLNLSEIERLTKLRSLNLGENNLTGTIPSQIFSNMSKLRYFDCCYNLFQGSLPTNLVKLSMLKQLELDENQFSGSIPLTIGNLSSLRVLDLSYNMLQGIIPLTLCNLHSLGYLVLSKNSLDGAIPKCLGNITSLISLSLSSNILEGSIPKTLCNLHSLEVLYLVSNSLRGLILPCLGNITSISSIFLGSNILQGNIPQTLCNIHSLEDLFLDSNSLRGSIPPCLGNVTSLTYLSLSSNILQGTIPKELCNLQQSLEVLILSNNSLDGSIPQCLGKLKFLTTLIVSKNQLQGMIIPTPTFRNDTNQTTNSASLIYGRDTWVCGLSSLKFLDLSDNNLHGPLPQCLENFSRELVVINLARNQFQGFIPGVCTNRNMLEYFNLNGNQLRGPLPRGLINCNKLKFIDLGDNMLHDSFPHWLDTLPELRVLVLRSNQFYGEICTTKTTLPFQKLHIFDISHNEFSGLLPRYYMENFEAMQHTNDDGMLSTFEASISLVWKGVEIQVVHYNILTLLDLSNNFFHGVIPRSLGKLHFIRFLNLSHNELTGNIPSSLGNLTILEALDLSCNQLAGNIPRQLSRSLTFLAVLNLSYNHLSGPIPHGPQFDTFGNDSYLGNMALCGLPLTLKCQDKGEGKASNEKDSQHFGSELGWQSVIVGYCFGAPVGISIGYFLFKYGNLRWLKRLALGTKNGDGIIEDWSNEAIQ